In a single window of the Mesoplodon densirostris isolate mMesDen1 chromosome 18, mMesDen1 primary haplotype, whole genome shotgun sequence genome:
- the ABR gene encoding active breakpoint cluster region-related protein isoform X2, whose translation MTDVLPQPDCSLKAVCEPLERCCLDPLEEPGSKRPPNTGARLWGRVRSKLLRQKLDPQTVETKNWHTDVIEMNGIKVEFSMKFTSRDMSLKRTPSKKQTGVFGVKISVVTKRERSKVPYIVRQCVEEVEKRGIEEVGIYRISGVATDIQALKAVFDANNKDILLMLSDMDINAIAGTLKLYFRELPEPLLTDRLYPAFMEGIALSDPAAKENCMMHLLRSLPDPNLITFLFLLEHLKRVAEKEPVNKMSLHNLATVFGPTLLRPSEVESKAHLTSAADIWSHDVMAQVQVLLYYLQHPPISFAELKRNTLYFSTDV comes from the exons ATGACCGACGTCCTGCCTCAGCCCGACTGCAGCTTGAAGGCAGTGTGCGAGCCCCTGGAGCGCTGCTGCCTGGACCCGCTGGAGGAGCCGGGGAGCAAGCGGCCCCCCAACACCGGCGCGCGGCTCTGGGGCCGCGTGCGCAGCAAGCTCCTCCGCCAAAAG cTGGATCCACAAACTGTAGAAACGAAGAACTGGCACACAGATGTGATTGAGATGAATGGG ATCAAAGTGGAATTCTCCATGAAATTCACCAGCCGAGACATGAGCCTGAAGAGGACCCCGTCCAAAAAGCAGACCGGCGTCTTCGGTGTGAAGATCAGCGTGGTGACCAA gcGGGAGCGCTCCAAGGTGCCCTACATCGTCCGGCAGTGCGTGGAGGAGGTGGAGAAGAGGGGCATCGAGGAGGTTGGCATCTACCGGATATCAGGCGTGGCCACGGACATCCAGGCGCTGAAGGCCGTCTTTGATGCCA ATAACAAGGACATCCTGCTCATGCTGAGTGACATGGACATCAACGCCATCGCTGGCACCCTCAAGCTATACTTCCGGGAGCTGCCCGAGCCCCTCCTCACAGATCGACTTTACCCAGCCTTCATGGAGGGCATCG CCCTGTCAGACCCTGCTGCCAAGGAAAACTGCATGATGCACCTGCTCCGCTCCCTGCCAGACCCCAACCTCATCACCTTCCTCTTCCTGCTGGAACACTTGAAAAG ggttGCTGAGAAGGAGCCCGTCAACAAGATGTCCCTTCACAACCTGGCTACTGTGTTTGGCCCCACGTTACTGAGACCCTCAGAAGTGGAGAGCAAAGCACACCTCACGTCGGCTGCCGACATCTGGTCCCACGATGTCATGGCACAG GTCCAGGTCCTCCTCTACTACCTGCAGCACCCCCCCATTTCCTTCGCAGAACTGAAGCGGAACACACTGTACTTCTCCACCGATGTGTAG